One part of the Enterococcus sp. DIV1094 genome encodes these proteins:
- the parC gene encoding DNA topoisomerase IV subunit A has translation MEERQEIQELTLEEVMGDRFGRYSKYIIQERALPDIRDGLKPVQRRILFAMNKDGNTFDKGFRKSAKSVGNIMGNYHPHGDSSIYDAMVRMSQDWKLREVLVEMHGNNGSMDGDPPAAMRYTEARLSQLSGEMLADIEKNTVDLVWNFDDTEKEPTVLPARYPNLLVNGSTGISAGYATEIPTHNLAEVIDGTVYMIDHPQASLDKLMEFIPGPDFPTGGILQGKDEIKKAYETGRGKVILRSKTSIESIKGNKQQIVITEIPYEVNKATLVKKMDEIRLNKKIDGIAEVRDESDRTGLQIVVELKKDANAQGILNYLFKNTELQINYNFNMVAIDHMTPHQVGLKDILSSYIEHRKQVITKRSQFDLEKAQKRQHIVEGLMKALSILDEVIATIRESKDKKDAKLNLVQMFQFTEEQAEAIVTLQLYRLTNTDITELRRESQELIALITELNKILSNDKELFSVMKKELREVKKKYASSRLTMIEEEIEEIKIDTQVLVAQEDVIVSVTREGYVKRTSLRSYSASKPEEIGMREGDYLLYAGELNTLDHVLLVTNKANVIYRPVHELPDLKWKDAGEHISQTILNLAVDESILAVFPYQKIDSEKTFVFISKNGLIKQTRMTDFEPWRTYKSRPLSGMKFKAGEDELVAVYLEKEQTDRDVFLVTHQGMGLRYPLTEVPVVGTKAAGVKSINLKEEDYVVNGLLVLAEGDTPIVIISQRGAVKRMLAQEISQTSRAKRGVAVLRELKKQPHRVVYMSEGHAKTITMINQKGQETTIDPTDYPIGDRTSNGSFVIDEKKGGEVQMVIDSPMIEIED, from the coding sequence ATGGAAGAACGTCAAGAAATCCAAGAGTTAACGTTAGAAGAAGTGATGGGTGACCGCTTCGGACGTTACTCGAAATATATCATCCAAGAACGTGCGTTGCCCGATATCCGAGATGGCTTGAAGCCTGTTCAACGCCGTATTTTATTTGCGATGAACAAGGACGGCAATACGTTTGACAAAGGATTCCGTAAATCAGCGAAATCTGTTGGGAATATCATGGGTAATTACCACCCTCATGGAGATAGTAGTATCTATGATGCAATGGTTCGTATGAGTCAAGATTGGAAGCTGCGAGAAGTACTTGTGGAGATGCACGGCAACAACGGAAGTATGGATGGTGATCCACCAGCGGCCATGCGTTATACAGAAGCGCGTTTATCGCAGCTCAGTGGTGAGATGCTCGCTGATATCGAAAAGAATACGGTCGATCTTGTTTGGAACTTTGATGATACTGAAAAAGAACCGACCGTATTACCAGCAAGATATCCCAATCTGTTAGTTAACGGCTCAACGGGTATTTCTGCGGGGTATGCGACTGAGATCCCAACACATAATCTTGCTGAAGTCATCGATGGGACGGTCTATATGATCGACCATCCACAAGCAAGCTTAGACAAATTGATGGAATTCATTCCTGGTCCTGATTTTCCAACAGGAGGTATTTTGCAAGGAAAAGATGAAATCAAGAAAGCTTATGAAACCGGTCGTGGCAAAGTCATCTTACGCTCAAAGACCTCGATTGAATCAATCAAAGGAAACAAACAACAGATCGTGATCACTGAGATCCCTTATGAAGTGAACAAGGCGACACTTGTCAAAAAAATGGATGAGATCCGCTTGAATAAAAAAATCGATGGGATCGCAGAAGTTCGTGACGAAAGTGATCGTACAGGTCTACAGATCGTTGTTGAATTGAAAAAAGATGCAAATGCTCAAGGGATCTTGAACTATTTATTCAAGAATACCGAATTGCAGATCAACTATAACTTCAATATGGTCGCAATCGATCACATGACGCCTCATCAAGTGGGCTTGAAAGATATTTTAAGTAGTTATATCGAGCATCGTAAACAAGTAATCACTAAGCGTAGTCAATTTGACCTAGAGAAAGCTCAAAAAAGACAACATATCGTCGAAGGTCTGATGAAAGCTTTATCGATTTTAGATGAAGTGATCGCAACGATCCGTGAAAGTAAAGATAAAAAAGACGCAAAACTTAATTTAGTCCAAATGTTCCAGTTTACAGAAGAACAAGCGGAAGCCATCGTTACGTTACAACTGTACCGTTTAACGAATACAGACATCACAGAGTTGCGTCGTGAATCGCAAGAATTGATCGCTCTGATCACAGAATTGAATAAAATTCTTTCAAATGATAAAGAGCTGTTTTCTGTCATGAAAAAAGAACTTCGTGAAGTCAAGAAGAAGTACGCTTCCTCTCGTTTGACGATGATCGAAGAGGAAATCGAAGAAATCAAGATCGACACACAAGTACTGGTTGCACAAGAAGATGTCATCGTCAGTGTGACGCGTGAAGGGTATGTGAAACGGACGAGTCTCCGTTCTTACAGTGCCTCAAAACCAGAAGAAATCGGAATGCGTGAAGGGGACTATCTGCTATATGCAGGTGAACTGAACACCTTGGATCACGTTTTGTTAGTCACGAATAAAGCCAATGTGATCTATCGTCCCGTCCATGAACTGCCAGATTTGAAATGGAAAGATGCTGGGGAGCACATTTCTCAAACGATTTTGAATCTTGCGGTCGATGAATCGATTTTAGCGGTCTTCCCATATCAGAAGATCGATTCTGAAAAAACATTTGTATTCATCAGTAAAAATGGCTTGATCAAACAGACACGGATGACCGATTTTGAACCATGGCGTACGTATAAGAGCCGTCCGTTGAGTGGGATGAAGTTTAAAGCTGGGGAAGATGAATTAGTAGCTGTCTATCTTGAAAAAGAACAGACAGATCGGGATGTTTTCTTAGTTACTCATCAAGGCATGGGCCTACGTTACCCATTGACGGAAGTACCTGTTGTTGGCACAAAAGCCGCAGGTGTCAAATCGATCAACTTGAAAGAAGAAGATTATGTTGTGAATGGCTTACTCGTCTTGGCAGAAGGCGATACGCCAATCGTCATCATTAGTCAGCGAGGTGCTGTAAAACGCATGCTTGCGCAAGAAATCAGTCAGACTTCTCGTGCCAAACGAGGCGTAGCTGTTTTACGAGAACTGAAGAAACAACCACATCGAGTCGTTTATATGTCTGAAGGACACGCGAAAACGATCACTATGATCAATCAAAAAGGACAAGAAACTACGATCGATCCGACGGACTATCCGATCGGAGACCGTACATCTAATGGCTCTTTTGTCATCGACGAGAAAAAAGGTGGAGAAGTGCAGATGGTCATCGATTCACCAATGATCGAGATTGAGGATTAA